CCACCGGCGCCGACCGGACCGTCCTCGACGTCACCTTCCACGGCGAGTCCGCGGCCCGGCCGGTCGTCTCCCGGCTCTCGCGCACCTACGACATCGACGTCTCGATCCTCGGCGCCGCCCTCGAGACCGTCGGCGGCGTCCAGGCCGGCCGCATGCGCATCGAACTGCCCGGCCGCTACGAGGACAACGTGGTGCCCGTCGGCTTCCTGCGCGAACAGGGCCTGCGGATCGACGTCGTGGGCCGCGAGCCCCACCTGGTGAAGGAAGATGCCGAGTGACCTGGTCCGAGATGCAGCCGCTGCTGTCCCAGGCGTGTTCCGAGACGTTCACGATGGTGTTCTGGTCCACCCTGATCGCCGTCGTGGCCGGCCTCCCGCTCGGCGTCCTCCTCGTCCTCACGGACCGCGGCGGACTGCTGCAGAACGTCGTCGCCAACAAGGTGATCGGCCAGGTCGTGAACATCGGCCGGTCCATGCCGTTCATCATCCTGATGGTCGCGCTGATGAGCTTCACCCGCTGGGTGACCGGCACCACGATCGGCACCACCGCCGCGATCGTCCCGCTCGCCATCGGGGGCATCCCGTTCTTCGCCCGCCTCGTCGAGACGGCCGTCCGCGAAGTCGACCACGGCCTCGTCGAGGCCGTGCAGGCCATGGGGGCCGACACCTGGACGGTCGTCCGCAAGGTCCTGGTCCCCGAGGCGCTGCCCTCGCTGATCGCCAGCACCACGACCACGGTCATCGCCCTCATCGGCTACTCCGCCATGGCCGGCACCGTCGGCGGCGGCGGCCTCGGCGACCTCGCCGTGCGCTACGGCTACCAGCGCTTCGAGACCGAGCTGATGTGGATCACCGTCGCGATCCTCGCCGTCGCCATCTCCCTCATCCAGCTCGCCGGCGACTTCGCCGCCCGCTCCCTGCACCGCCGCGGCGGACGCTCCGGATCCGCACCGAAGCCGCGGCTGACGAAGGCCGAGGAGCCGGCCGCGGCCGACATCGGCAAGGTCGCCTGAGCGCGCCCTCCCCAGAACGCCCCGTACACCCGACACGGGGTCGCACCACCCTGAAGGAAAGGCACTTTTCGTGCGTAACACCGCCAAGCTCACCACCGCCGTCCTCGCCGCCGGAGCCCTCACCCTCGGGCTGACCGCCTGCGGCTCCGGCAAGGACTCCGGCTCCTCCGGCACGAGCGGACCGCTCGTCGTCGCCGCGAGCCCGACCCCGCACGCCGAGATCCTCGACTTCGTCAAGAAGCACCTGGCGAAGAAGGCGGGTCTCGACCTGGAGGTCAAGGAGTTCAGCGACTACATCACGCCGAACACGGCGACCGAGGACGGCTCGGTGGACGCCAACTACTTCCAGAACCAGCCGTACCTGGACGACTTCAACAAGAAGCGCGGCACCCACATCGTGCCCGTCGTCACGGTGCACCTGGAGCCGCTCGGCCTCTACTCCCACAAGGTCGGGAAGGTCGCCGGCCTCAGGAGCGGTGCGACCGTCGCCGTCCCGAACGACACCGTCAACGAGGCCCGGGCCCTGAAGCTGCTCGCCGCCAACGGGCTCATCACCCTCAAGGCCGGCGTCGGCACCGAGGCGACCCCGCAGGACATCACCGCAAACCCCCGGAAGCTGAAGTTCAAGGAGGTCGAGGCGGCCCAGACCGCGCGCTCCCTGGACGACGTGGACGCGGCCGTCGTCAACGGCAACTACGCCATCTCCTCCGGCCTGAAGCCGGCCACCGACGCCCTCGTGCTGGAGTCCGCGAAGAACAGCCCCTACGGCAACTTCCTCGCCGTCAAGAAGGGCAACGAGGACGACCCGCGGGTCAAGAAGCTGGCCAGGCTCCTCACCTCGCCCGAGGTTAGGAAGTTCATCGAGGACAAGTACCGGGGTTCGGTCATTCCCTCCTTCTGACCCCGTCCGGCCCGCCGCGGACGGCTCCGCGCCACGCACGGGGTCCGCGCCCTCACCCGGTGCGGGTCCCGTGGTGCGGTTCACTGATCCCATGCTGCATGCTGGGCAGTTCAGCAGGCCCTGACGGCGATCCCGACGGTTACGGAGCGGCGCATGACTAGCACCTTCCCCAACATCTCCATCAGCACGGAGCGGTTGGTGCTGCGTGCCCTGGAGGAGGACGACGCGCCCGCCCTGGCCGAGATGATGAACGACGAGCAGATCGCCGCCTGGACCGACGTCCCCCAGCCGTTCACCCAGGACGGCGCCCGGCACTGGATCACCGAATGGGCCCCCGGCGAGCGCGCCGCGGGCCGGGGCCTGGACCTCGCCGTCACCGAGTTCCTCACCCAGCGCCTGGTCGGCGTCATCCAGCTGGCCAAGACGAACTGGCACGTCCGGGCCACCGAACTGTCCTACATCATCGCCCCGTGGGCGCGCGGCGAGGGCTACGCCTCCGAGGCGGCGCTCGCCACCGCCCAGTGGCTCTTCGGCGACCAGAAGTTCGAGCGCATCGAGATCCGCACCGCCGCCGACAACACCGCCTCCCAGCAGGTCGCGCAGAAGATCGGCTGCATCAGCGAGGGCGTCCTGCGCAACGCCTGCATAGCGCACGTCCGCACCGAGGACGGCACCTGGACCGACCTGCGCACCGACTTCATCGTGTGGAGCCTGCTGCCGGAGGACCTGGAGGGCGCCGACGGACACCTCGCCGACCGCGACGGGTTCACGTCCTACTCCGACTGGAACTGAACCCGCGGCGACCCGCCCGGACCCGCGCGCGGCCCCGCCCGCCGCGCGTCCGGCAGCTCGACCGGATACCCTCACCAAGCCTGACTGAGGCCCCCGTACCCCTGACGACCCGCGCGAACCTGGAGACTGACGACGATGGCCGACCGGGTCACGGTGATCGGCTGGGACGGCTCGCCGCTGACCGCCGCGGCGCGCGGCGCCCTCGGCGCCGCCACGCTCGTGGCCGGCGCGGCCCACCACCTGGCACTGCCCGAAGTACCCCCCGCCGCCGAACGCATCCGCCTGGGCAGCATCGCCCTGGCCGCCCGCCGGATCGCCGCCCACCGCGGCACCGCGGTGGTGCTCGCCGACGGCGACCCCGGCTTCTTCGGCGTCGTACGCGCCCTGCGCGCACCGGAATTCGGCCTGGAGGTCGAGGTCGTCCCCGCCGTCTCGGCCGTGGCCGCCGCCTTCGCCCGCGCCGGCATGCCCTGGGACGACGCCCAGGTGGTCGTCGCCCACCCGCGCACCCTGCGCCGGGCCGTGAACGTGTGCCGCGCCCACACCAAGGTCGCCGTCCTGACCGCACCGGGCGCCGGCCCCGCCGAACTCGGCCTGCTGCTGGAAGGCGTCCACCGCACCTTCGTCATCTGCGAGGAACTGGGCACCGAACGCGAACAGGTCAGCGTCGTCACCTCCGACAAGGCCGCCGACCACACCTGGCGCGACCCCAACGTCGTCATCGTCATCGGCGGGCCCGCCGGACCGGGCGGCACCGGCGAGGGCGGCGGCTGGATCGCCGGCCGCGACCCGGCCGTCGGCCCGCGCGGCTGGGTGCAGCCCGCCGAGGCCTACGGCGGCGGCCTCGGCGAAGGCGAGACCGGGTTGCTGCGGGCCGCCCAGCTCGCCCGCCTCGGTCCCCGGGTCGGCGACCTCGTCTGGGACATCGGCTGCGGCGGCGGGGCGTTCGCCACCGAGGCCGCGCGCGCCGGAGCCGCCGTCATCGCCGTCGACCGGGACCCCGGAGCCTGCGCCCGGACCGAAGCGGTCGCCCGCCACTTCGCCGTCCACCTGCAGGTCGTCCGGGGCACCGCACCGCACGTCCTGGAGAACCTGCCCGAGCCGGACGTCGTCCGCGTCGGCGGCGGGGGAGCGGCCGTGGTCTCCGCGGTCGCCGACCGCCGCCCCCAGCGCATCGTCACCCACGCCGCCACCCGCGACGCGGCCGAACTCGTCGGCCGCGACCTCACCGAGCACGGCTACCGGGTCGAGTGCGCCCTGCTCCAGTCCGTCGAACTCGACACCAGGGACTGGACGGAGACCGAACGGAACGTCGCGTTCCTGCTCACGGGGGAGCTGCCGCAGCGCACAGCGCCGCGCTGAACAGCGGTGGCCGGACGGCGGACGGACCTGCCGTAGGGCGCCCCGCGATCCGTTTGTCATACCGCGCGCGGTAGGCTGGCCGATCGTTGTACCGCACCGGTGGACCGGAGCTTCGTTCGTCAATGTCCGGAAAGCGCGTCCGTTTTGTGGCGGGTGTGGTACCGCGGAACCGGAGGGCGCGCAACGTGGCGCAGTCCACAGCGGGTTGTCGCGGATCACGCTGCCGCGACGGCGCAACGGCCGGGACAATGCCACTGAATGGCTTTGTCGTCTTTTCCGGCGGACCGTTCGTGCCGCTGGGCGCGCACGCTCGTTCTTCACCACGGGGCGGTCGGTGCGCCGTTCCGGGTGAGCTGGTCGTAGGAGCACTAACCGATGGGCGAGGGGTACGCATGACCGACACCGGCCAGGTCCCGGCCGAGGGGCAGCCGGAGGGCGCAGGCATGGTGGAACAACCGGGCGTTCCCGCGCACGGCGCGTACACCTACCTCTCCGAGGCGCCCGCCGAGGACGAAGACCTGCTGCTGCCGGGCGCCCGGGGCGCGTGGGGCAACGAGGTGCCGCCGCCCGCCCCGGAACCGGTCGTCGAGGCGGTCCACCAGCCGGGACCGCACGAGACGGCCGGCCGGGACACCGGCTCCGTCGACCTCGGCGGCGTCCGGCTGCCCGACTCGGGCCCCGTCTCCGTGCCGCCCTCACCCATCCTGTCCGCCCCGCACGACGCGGCGGCGGCCCCGCAGCCGCCGCGCCGGCCGCTGCACCTCGGCCCGCCCATCCCGGACACCTCCGCCAGCCCGGTCCGTTCCCTCGCCGACCGCGGCCCCGCGGGCGCGCCGGTACGGCAGCCGGGCCCGCCCGCGACCGGTCCCGAGTACCTCGACGCCCAGCCGCTGCGGGACATGGCTCCGCAGAGCGCCGCCCCCTGGGGTGCCGCTCCGGCCGCCGTGGCTCCGGCCCGCACCGGTGCACCGGCCGCGGAAACGGCCGGTCCGGCCGCCGCCGGCCCGTCCGGCGCCGCCCCCGCCACCCCGACCGGTCCGGCGGCCCAGGCCGTGCAGACGCACGCCGGGGACGCCCCCGCCACGGAACCGCTCCCCGTCGTCCACGGCCACGACGGCCCGCAGCCGGTGCACGGCCACGACGGGGTGTACGCGGCTCCGGACGGCCAGGGATCCGGGGACGCCCCGGTTCCGGTTCCGGCCGGGACGGACCAGGACGCACCGCTCACGCCCACCGGGCCGGCCGAGGCCGTGGAGCCGCCGACGGACACACCGGCGGCCGGAACCGCGGCTGCCGGAGGTCTCGCCGAAGCCGGGGGGTCCGTTCCGCCCGGAGCCGCTCCCGCCACGGACGCGGTGTCCGCCGAGCAGGCCGAGCAGGTTGAGCAGGCTGCGGTGTCCACCCCTCAGGACACGGACGCTCCCGTCACCGTGGACGCGGCGGACCAGGTGGTCTTCGCACGGACGGCAC
This is a stretch of genomic DNA from Streptomyces sp. TG1A-8. It encodes these proteins:
- a CDS encoding methionine ABC transporter permease, with protein sequence MTWSEMQPLLSQACSETFTMVFWSTLIAVVAGLPLGVLLVLTDRGGLLQNVVANKVIGQVVNIGRSMPFIILMVALMSFTRWVTGTTIGTTAAIVPLAIGGIPFFARLVETAVREVDHGLVEAVQAMGADTWTVVRKVLVPEALPSLIASTTTTVIALIGYSAMAGTVGGGGLGDLAVRYGYQRFETELMWITVAILAVAISLIQLAGDFAARSLHRRGGRSGSAPKPRLTKAEEPAAADIGKVA
- a CDS encoding MetQ/NlpA family ABC transporter substrate-binding protein; translated protein: MRNTAKLTTAVLAAGALTLGLTACGSGKDSGSSGTSGPLVVAASPTPHAEILDFVKKHLAKKAGLDLEVKEFSDYITPNTATEDGSVDANYFQNQPYLDDFNKKRGTHIVPVVTVHLEPLGLYSHKVGKVAGLRSGATVAVPNDTVNEARALKLLAANGLITLKAGVGTEATPQDITANPRKLKFKEVEAAQTARSLDDVDAAVVNGNYAISSGLKPATDALVLESAKNSPYGNFLAVKKGNEDDPRVKKLARLLTSPEVRKFIEDKYRGSVIPSF
- a CDS encoding GNAT family N-acetyltransferase, whose protein sequence is MTSTFPNISISTERLVLRALEEDDAPALAEMMNDEQIAAWTDVPQPFTQDGARHWITEWAPGERAAGRGLDLAVTEFLTQRLVGVIQLAKTNWHVRATELSYIIAPWARGEGYASEAALATAQWLFGDQKFERIEIRTAADNTASQQVAQKIGCISEGVLRNACIAHVRTEDGTWTDLRTDFIVWSLLPEDLEGADGHLADRDGFTSYSDWN
- the cbiE gene encoding precorrin-6y C5,15-methyltransferase (decarboxylating) subunit CbiE encodes the protein MADRVTVIGWDGSPLTAAARGALGAATLVAGAAHHLALPEVPPAAERIRLGSIALAARRIAAHRGTAVVLADGDPGFFGVVRALRAPEFGLEVEVVPAVSAVAAAFARAGMPWDDAQVVVAHPRTLRRAVNVCRAHTKVAVLTAPGAGPAELGLLLEGVHRTFVICEELGTEREQVSVVTSDKAADHTWRDPNVVIVIGGPAGPGGTGEGGGWIAGRDPAVGPRGWVQPAEAYGGGLGEGETGLLRAAQLARLGPRVGDLVWDIGCGGGAFATEAARAGAAVIAVDRDPGACARTEAVARHFAVHLQVVRGTAPHVLENLPEPDVVRVGGGGAAVVSAVADRRPQRIVTHAATRDAAELVGRDLTEHGYRVECALLQSVELDTRDWTETERNVAFLLTGELPQRTAPR